AGTCACACCTGAATATCTCATCCAAACGCTATACACGGTTCCTAAGGAACTGAACCAGCTATTCGACCAAATGCTAGGCTCTGTGGACCCTGAGGATGGATATCAGACCAAGCTATTCCTCATCGCAACCTTAGCTCAGCAGCCTGTTTTGAAAGCTTCACCGCTCAAGAATGCTCTGCTATACCTATGGCTGGACGACAAGGAATTCCCTCTAGATCGACCTATGCGTGCATATTCAGACTCCAATATCGACGAGCGGATCCGAGACGTAACATGCCTTATTGACCGTCTATCACGACGTCTGCTAGAAATCATACGACAACCACATCAACAGGATAAACACTTTGCATTCAGAATACGATTCATTCATCGCACAGAATATTTCTACATTCTCAACACCCAACTACCGCATATGCAAAAGCACACAACAGAATTGAACCTAAATCTCGCCACAATCAGACTATCTACTCGCTCAGTTCAAGCATGCGCGCGCAAGACCCGCGGATCTGGTGTTATCACCCAGGGGTACTGCTATGCGAGCTGAGGACGCTGATGTATCAGTACGAATCTATCTTTGATTGGATGTCCGCTATCAACAGAGCCGGATACGCTATTCTTTATATTACTTGGAAGAATTCGGAAATATCCTCAACGATTATGATTACATTCAACACCCAAAATCCCAAGGTGTCCGATAAGGCACCAATGATGGTCGCCATCTAGTCCCTCCATCGCGCACGGTCTGGTCGTCCGCTATCCTACCTATGCTGGCTTCTAGGATATCGCACGGCCTTGAACAGAATCTTTTTCCAAGTACATTGAACAACCTGGAAATGAAAACACAATCTCAGCGCACCAAAAACAACATAAGAGATGCCAACTTGCTGTACACAAGGGCCGCACGCCTGCAGAGGACATGGACATCCTTCTAAGTGATTTCCGCAGGAGTGGTCCGCCTAGAATGCATAGGAGGACAATCGTGTGGATGGTCTTTCTGTGGTATTTCGTAGATACAGTACTAATTCAAGGGAAGATGACGCGAAGCTGCCATGAGTTCTTGAAGAGTTTCTAAACTGCAGGGGTGTTGATTGTGATGTTCGGTTTCGTGATACGCTCTCATCAGATTGAAACTAATACCACGGAGGAGAGATTTCCTACAGATAACCCCAAAGGGACATTCTGTATTTCTCTCCTGGAAGCAGCAAAACCGCGAGCCCTACCAAACGGAGGCTCTCAAAACGAAACTCCAGCGGAACTATTCATGGTTGACTAGAACCCAATTGGCGACGAAGCTCACGCCGTGGCCTAGGGATAGAAGCGGACGGGAGTACTTTGACTCAAAGCACAAAGGGTTCACTGCAAAACATATCCAGGCAATGTTGGATCTGTATTTTGATAGCATCGTTACGAAGTCGGATTGATTGGGCGCACCTTTTATTTTAGTTTTACAGTTTCATAAACGCTACCGGAATCACGACATGCATGAATATCATTTACACAATCATTAAACAATCATCAAGCCATAATTACATATCCCGAAACTAATCCAATCCCAAACCCTAATCATAAAAGATCCATACATCATACAAACAAAACATAAGAGATATCAAAAACCAACAGAAGAAACCGTTCCTTCCAATTCAATAAAAAAATTACTTCCTCCAAAACATCATCTTCCCAACCCCCCTCTTAGTAGCCCACCAAGCCTCCATAAACTTCTCCTTAACATTCGTTCCACCACCATACCGTAGCGCCGTACTAGTACTGCTCCCGACAGCGCTGGCATTGACGCTCGCGGCAGCGTTCGCATTCGCGATATTCCCTGCGTCGAACTTCGTCTTACCCTCAACAATCTTCTGCACGACGAACAGGATAGCGTAGGTAGTTGATCCGACAGCACGAATCAACGCCAGCACAGCGACAGACCACAGGATAATAGCGAGGTACACGTTCGTACCACCCGAGTCGACACCGTAGATTTCAGAAACAGCCATGGCGAGAATGACGTTGGCAACCATCCAGATGGAAACCATGTACGTGCGGACGGCGCGGTAGTAGTCCTCTTGCATTTGGGATTCGGAGGGTGGCGATTCGGGGACTTCCAGTCTGTCGCGGAGGTTGCGCAGCGCCGCATCATACCCGGAGTCAATGTCGAGTTGTTCGGAGGGCATTTCGAGTTCAACGACGGAGCCATTGACTATCCGCGCTGTACCGAGATCGGTGTTTAGCGCGTTGTCGCCTTTTGTTCCCCAGGTTACGTCGTGGGTGTTGCAGAAAGCGTAGACTTGTAGGGTGCAGATGTACGACGGGAGGAGGGCGAAATACTGCGCGGACGAGGTGAACATGTGCCAGGGGTCGAGGTAGAGGAAGGATGTGAAGAAATAGAGACCGATGGTGGAGAGGAGCGAGACGACGATGTTGACCATTAGGCCATCGGAGACGGGGAGGTCGACATCGCCGCCTGTTGCGGATATGAGttcgaggacgacgaggtAGAGTGTGCAGAAGGCTGTGTAGATCATGATTATGCTGTAGACGATTATGCCGGAGAGGTATAGTTTTTTTGCGCTATCAATTCTATTAGAGCTGTTTGTTATGCGGAATGGGAGGGGACAAGGACTTACCCTTGGGGTCGATTACCCATCGAAATGATGAACTGTAGACACATAACCAGGATACACGCGTATCGTAGCACTATGAAGATATACTTGCCCACATTGTGACCGAATGGATCGATCTTCTTGTCGCAAAGGGAGCCAGCGATGAAGTAAAATGCCAAGTAAAAGTTTGCCTGCACATATTAGCATATCAACATCAAAATAAAAGGGGCGAGGACATACCAATCCGAAATACGTAAAGAGAAGGTTCAGAATCTGATAGAAAGACTCAATCTGAAGCAGGATCTTCCGTGCAAACGTATGGTCTGTCTTCCAAATCTGTTTACCGTTGACGATGGAATACACAGCAGCGAAGAAAGCACCGTTGAGCCAGCGACGACGCTGTGAGATAAACTCCGGCACAGTATCTAGACAAGTTAGCACCATGCAGCTTACCGGTTAGAAGGGAAAGGGAGCGTACCGGGAACATCAGTTTCACCAACCGCACTCTTAACAAACCTCAAAACCCatctctcctccctcttaGCAACCAACTCCCAGCACAGAATACGATCCTCAGCAAGATACATATTCGCCGTGAAAACATCCGCGTCCTGTCCCACAAGGGACTCTCCCTTGAAATACTGGTTCAACGGTCCGTTGCCATCGGCATCATTCTGCAGTGCGAAGAAACGATACGCACTCAACGCACCGGGCAACACGGTAATGTATCCGAAGACCGATTCCAGGGGTTTATCGAGGATGTTGGACATCTTGTACTCGAAGTTCTGACTTGCAACGAGGGGATTCAAGAGACCGGACATGTTCTTGCCCTTTCCGGCTTTGATTTCTCCGGCCGCACCAGCGACGTTGGAGTCTTGGTCAAAGGCTTTCCAGAGATGGTAGAGGGCGGTAGGAGCGGGCTTGGTTCCAACATCGAGCAATATGCAAATATTAGGCTGCAAAGCACGACCAAAAGCATTGAAGAACCATCTGTGCGAGTTAAGCTTCTTCAGATTATGCTCCTTCAAACAGAACAAGATCTGGCACGGCATAATCCCCTTCTCCGCACCCTTGAACTTCAAGTCCGGATCCAAAGACACCTGCGTCGTATACTCATACACGTGCGCCGTGACCTGCTTCTGGTTGACAATGTTCTTGGCAATACCCTCCTGGTACACACCAAGCGCGGCTAGGGCATTCAGCGTACGAGGATGCACTTTCTTACGACCGTCAGCCACAATGCACACCACGATCTTCTTCCATCCGTCCTTGCCCCATGTCCGGGACTTGGTCCGCGAGCAGAGATGGCTGATATTTCGCATGATACCGTGCATGGTCCGGGTGAAGCCGATTTCGTCTTCGTTGTACATGGTCACACAGATAAACAGTTCTGTCTCGCGCATCGTATTGCCGATCTGCTGGCGGAGCTTGTAGCCCTTTTGCGTGAAATCATCGGGGTCACAGGTAACTGCCGTATACCGCATATGCGTAAACTCGCGATCGTCACGTCTCGGCAAGAAACTATGCAAGATTGTCGGGATCTTGCACTCCAGGATAAGTTCACCGTTGATCAGCTGCACTTCCTTTTTCGTCATCTGGGTATCCCGAACACCACGACGGCCTTGCTTCAGAGGTGCCGGACCATAATGCAGGTTCGGATCGACGgactcctcatcctcgtcgtattcatcatcgtcgagATCAATTTTGGTCATTGCATCTTTCTCATCCGTGATAATTGTCGACTCGCTCATGAAACTCGCACGCTGGTCAAATGGATCTACCATCCTACCATGTCCTCCAAAGGGATCGTCATCATGGCCATCACCAATATCAATACTCGTGTCCTGTCCAGTACCAGAAGCCGTCGGTGCTGAGAACAGCGGTGCTGGTGGCAATGGACGTCTCGGACTACCTCCGTAACGGGTACTAGGTGTGCCTGGTCGTGGACTGCCGTTAAGATCGGCCCGTTCGTATTGCGAGCTAGAAACTGAAGGGGGTCTGGGTGGTCTGGTCCAGTCTGAGCGAGCGGGACTCCAAGGGCGCAGGGGAGAGCCTGGGCGGGATGAATAGTCCTGGGCGTCGACTGCAGAGGCtgttggaggaggaattgacGGGATGTGGTGTAGACTCGAGGGTGGTCGGGAGGGGGAATCATCGTAGCCGTCGTATTGGTAGTAACCGCGGGAGTATTGACGGCTGTCCAACACAAATAAAACAGGTTAGTCATGGCCACTAGCTCACATGAGACAGCTTACGAACCGTGacatcccatcctcatccggaTACTGATACTGATACTCCGACGACGGGTACTCAGACTCATACTGATACGACGAGGTATGATCCTGCaaatcctcatcatcaagctcCTCGTCCACACCCGTCCCCGACGTAGGCAACAACCTCATCGTTGGTCCACCGTGACGGGGCGGCGACTCGTTCTCGAGCAGAGACGCGGAATCGCCATATGCACTGTAGGCCGGCGGTTCGTCTTCGGAGTAGTTTCGGGCATGAGGGTACATGCGTGATGAGTGGGGATTCATCGTGGCGTGTTTGTTCAAGCCTGTTTCCTTTGACTCAAGAGCTGCTCATATCATGACAGtcaaacaaaaagaaatggTCAAGGCAGCAAAGGTGAGGGTTCGTTTGCTCAAGTCTGAAGGACGGCGGACAAACGGCAGTTAGCAACGCTGTCATTCCTTACTGGATCGAGAAGATCAAGAATGCCACTCACTCACAGACAGTCTGAGAGTTGCAGGACCTGTTCCTCTGCGATAtgtttaaaaaaaaaagtaaacAAATCAGCACGAGCTGCTGAAGAATGCTGAAGTAACGGTgagtatgtgtatgtgtacaAGTAGATAGACGGTGAGGCGGCGATACTTTATAAAAGTAAACAACCAACACAGAAACACGTCCACAAGAAAACAGAACACGGGGATGAAGACAATTAGAATGAAATTAAACCACGGCTTGCCCAGGAACCGGAGCTGAGCTGTTTCGCAGCGCTAAGCTCGTAGCTCGTAGACTGTTTCTGAGGGTTGTCGTCACGGCAACGGCGATTGGCGGCGGGGCGACGGACAGCAATTCGGAGTGAATGCACCAGTAAAGCCGGCTGTACCTTGCGTGTTCAGTTCACTTGATTATTCGGAATTGTATTCTGCAATGTTAATCCAATTTTTATGTCCGAAGTAGTGTTCCTCGTGCCTGTATACACTATTGATCCATGTGCATCGTGCCGTGGTAGAACTCCGAAATATATACATATCGGCCCACCACCCAAACCAGAACCACAGAACCACCGATACACTTCAGCATGGAAACACAATAAATTAAAGCAAACCCAAGACAGTACCATAGATCGATACAACCAGCCGGTAGACCCACACAACATAAACCGACCCATCTCAGACACTCCCAAGGGATGCCCCGAGTCCCAGATCCAGATCCAGATATCGCATGTTCATTTTATTCTCAATTAAGCAACGGCTCACGCTCGCGATCCGTCTCTGGATGCGCCACGCGGCGGAACAGCGAGTCACGACCATAGTACTTGGTGCTAGACAAATAGACCGATTCAATCAGGAAAATCGCAAAGATGACGAATGCGAAAATCCACTGCAAAGCGATAACCTTGATTGCGAGTTGCTTGACGGCCAACGCTGCTCAAATTAGCTCCTGCACACTCATGGAAAGATGGAAAGACTCACCAAGCATCAACCAACTCAAACAATACCCCAAACCATAATCCTGCGTTGACACAATGTGTCCACTCCCAACCGCAAACAACACCCAAATAAACACATTCGCCACGATCCTGGCCGGCAGCTTATTACTATTCACCGCAACAGCTCCATTCCAGAACAACCCAAACAACGTCCATGCATAAGGCCCCGCGATAGCAGGAAGGTGCACGAAGGCCGGAAGCCGGCGATGGCGCCAGTATGCTGCATGCAGGTTAATGAagttgaggatgaggaagatctCGGAGCCCCAAAAGTGGTTGCGGGTCCAGAGAAGGATCCAGATGAAGAGGGCGAGGTTGTTGAGGATAAAGTGGGAGGCGATGTTGGCGGCGGAGGTTACTAGGGCAGTTTGTCGGGAGAAAAGGTGGTAAACGTAGCTGAGTTGGGaaagaaggatgaggatcCTGTCGTTGTTAGTATATGTGCGTATAGATATGTTCCGGTCAGGTGAAGTACCAGTAAATCCCAGTCAGCGTCCCGTTCAGGCTAAACGGCGTGGTGTGTTTGTTGCCTTGTTTGAAGATGCGATGGCCATGCTTGATGTCGGGAGAGTTGACAGTATAGTAGATACCTACGATGACGACCAGCACCCACGAAAGAGGGACGAGGATGCGATATGTCGAGAGAGCAGACGTGGAATGAGATTCCCGGCGCGCAAATGGGTTGTCTAGAAATCAGTATATATCCAGTGGAACTGACAAAGTAACTTACAAGATGCCATTTTCCTATCTCCATAAAACAATGTACAATGCAAAAGAAATATATGAGAATGCAGGAGTATCAACTTTTATATCAATGTCCTCGTACTTCTAGTCGATGATGCAACTGCAATGATGACGTCTATCCGCATTTACAGAGTATGCAGGTAGGGAACGATCCACGGGACATGTATAGATATATCCCCTTCTATGTATCCAGTGCTCGTATTTATTTCTATGGTCCATGTTGAATTGACAATTGTTGATCATTGTGAAATTGCTGTCCATTTGCCAGAGATTCTCTATAAAGTTAATAGAGCCAGCGGAGTGAATGCAAAGCTGTTTCGGAGATTCTCTCCACCAACCTCTCATCACGTTCAACATGGCCCGATCTTACGCCAGCGTCCTCAAGGGCAAATCCATCCCCCCAAACCCAGCACGACGCTGAACGTGCCACAGGCGAAGGCAATCCGATTGAAACACGACACGATACTCAAGGCGCCAGGGACGGAGGACATGAGCATGAACACAAAGGCGTCAAATGCTATTCTTGCGATGGCTTCTCCCATTTCGCACGCAACAGGCCGCGGAGGAAGGCCCCGTTCTGCAGCTCACGAGCCAAAACGATGCCGAGGCGGCCAAGGAGGGCTTCTTGCTGTGGAGCATCATACCTGCAGCCCCTTACGCGAGGATACGGGAATTAAGCGAAGAAACCTTTTCAGACCCAGGCGGCCTTTCTCGATCTTTCCAAAGCCTCCGCCGGCTCGCCAACATCAAGGTAGGAATTTACTCTCCAAATGACTGTATATTAATGTTGTGTAGGTTATCTGGGAGTGCGATACTCCCAATAGCCAGGACCGTGATTGGGTGGGCTTGCGGGAAAACTGCGAAATTTAGAGGCTACCAAAGCTGTCATACGTTAAATGTATTCCTATCCCTTGCCATAAAATGTAATGACACTAATCTTTGGGGAGCGGCGCCATCGATTATAACACCTCTAGTTTCGTGGACACAGCAGGAAGGTCAGATGCAAGCATGATGAATCTCACATCACCGCAGGATTGGAAGGTGTCCACGTTTACATTGCTTATTATGATGGCTCGAAAGTGATCGGATCAATCAGACATGTCAAATGGTCCACAGAGGGAGCCAAGGGAGATGTTGCTATAGATTTTTGGTAAAGGCATGCCAGATAGCCAGACGTTTGGGAGATGAAGTATCTATTGAGGTAATTCATGGAAAATTTTGGGGGCATGGACGGTTGAGTGGCGGAGCGCTTATAACTACCGGACAGGGCACGTCGGCATTAAATCCAATTAAGGCACGACCCAATACCAATCCGGCGACTGTtcattcatcatcatccgacTCCTCCATAGTGTCCCGAATAGCCTCAACAATCCGTCCATGGATAGAAGCAGGCGCAACAACCATCCCATAACACCCCGCCAGCGTCCGCCCAAGACTACAATCCACCGGGTTCCCCGAAAGGTCCGTAACAGTAACTCCAAGCTCCTGCGCAATCAACATCCCCCCGGAATGATCCCAGATCTTCGATCGGTAGGATGTCTTGCGAGGGACCTTAATCAACACATGACACCCGCCAATGGCAATCGCTACATAGCGCAGCTGCGCAGCCCAGAGATCAGCGCGCGGCGGCCACGGGGCACCTAGCCGCTTTGCAACGCGCGCATGAAGTTCAAAATCGGACGATGTAGCTGCTGAGCAAtcgacgaattgaatctTACTCGGATCCATGATCTGTGCCACGGGGTTGAGCTTGGTTGCGGGGAGGAGCGAACCCGTGCTCATCTTCCTGATCCATGCGCCCTCGCCCGCAACGGCGAGGACCTGGTGACCATATCCATCCTGATCAGTGACTTCTTCCTGAATCCGCCCGTTTTCGAGATTCAGGTTCGGACCGCCCAGAACACCGATCTTCTGCTGCCCGTTCTCCACCAGTGACAGACATACCGCGTACTGCTGGTTCTTCATGAACGTCGCAGTCCCGTCCACGGGGTCCAAAACCCACGCGCGACTCCGAGGGGTACACTGCCCCTTAGCACCCAGGTCAATGATCTCCAGCATCTCCTCCCTGGATTGCGGAGTATAGAGCAAGCTCTCACTAGCCTCATCATCAAGACGGGACGTCGAGGCAAGTTCCCAAGTACGCTCGAGAAGAGTCTCATCCTGTCTCAGCGCCGTCGAGTCTTCCTCGCCCACGAATTCATCGCCAGGAAAGGCATTGTGGATTGCGCCGATGATCAATGCCTGGGCAGCGAAATCGGCAATCGTCACGGGACTATCGTCGCTTTTACCCAATGTTCCCTTATCGACTGCCTCAAGGAGCTTTTTCGTCAAGAGAGTCGCCCGTTGCACAGTCAGACATGCGAGCTCGAGCTCTTTGGCATAGGGGCCGGAGAAGTCCATGATGGTCGTTCTCGGCAGCGATATTCAAGCCAATGACGTAGAATTGCAGGGCCGAGAATTTTTGTGCCAGCCGGTGTAGCAATTGAGATCGTGTTAAAAAGAGACGATCAAATTAATCTTGAAGATCAACACTCAAGCAAAAAGACCGGCTTTTGCTTTTCAATCGGTCTGGAATTTGATCCCAATAGGCGGTCTGGTGTACGTGTTAGCAGTGCGCGCGTGCAAAGAAGCGGGATAAATGACACCATACATGAGAAGCCCGCTCGATTACAACAGATGGAATATTCAAGGCCCTGGCGAGCCTGAGTGcgagaaaaaagaacaatTTCCTGGTTGCAATCCGGATTCACATGTGTGGCTGCGATCTGTAGAGCCACAGCAAGTAATTGCCGCCATTTGGCGGAGGACTTTTTACGTATGATGTCACGTGGGACTTATTTCAGGAGTACTGTACCCCGTGTTTTACGAAATAAGTAATGGGGATAAATATCGCGTCTTGACACGTAGGAATAAGTATCAATAATCTATCCGTATGTACTGAACCATGGGTATACGGCAAGATATAAGAATGCAGCAACATGAGGTCAAGTGGTACACTCGAAGCAAGCAGGCCCGACAAACCAGACAACATGTGATCATCATCCATGACGCGGTCGCACAACGCCAGATTCAAGTAATATCATCTTTCGAAGGTATACTGAGCATTAAGGAATAAGTAACagcgaggagggagagattaAAACGGCGCAAAAGCCAGTTCGTAGACAAAGCCTAATGCCATTGTAGCATGTTGACGCATGTGATCGAAGCTCAGGTACTTGATCTGGTCATCAGTCGTGTGGATCTTCTTGTTTGTGTTCTCCATTTCACCCTCGATAGCCATCGCAGCAGGGTATCCCTGTCTGCTGGCTGAGGCGTGGTCGGAGCAGGCGTAACCGCACTTGGTCTCGACGAAGGGGATCTCACAGTACTATATTCATCAGCATGCGCCTGGAAATGAGGAGTAAATAATAAGCTTACTGTAGTGATGACATCCTTGATGAAGCGCGTAAGATCCTGGTCGACAAAGTCCACGATAACTCCGATGGCCTCCTCGCGACCAGCATCCAACGTTCCCTGAACGTAACCAGTCATGTCTTGCTGTAGCATAGCCTTGACATCCCTGCGGTCCTGTCTGTACTGCGCCCAAACCTCCTGGGAGCCCAGCAAACCCCCCTCCTCACCCGAATACCAGTGAAACTCGACCGTATTAGGCGCCTTGCCACTCACAACATCCTCAGAGTGCAGCAGCGCCCGCAGAGTCTCTAGAATGGTCACCGTCCCGctcccatcatcatccgcaCCCGGCGCAGCCAGAATCGACGGCAAGAACAAGTTAATACTGTCCTGGTGAGCGCTGACGACGACCGTTTTCTCACTGCGACCAGGAATCCTCGCAATAACACTCGATTGGCCCCAGGGATGAGCGAATTGCACTACCGTAGCGCCATGCTTGTCGGCTCCAGACTGCGTGACGATGCCGGCGACCTGCTCGTACAACCATGTCGCGGACTCCACACCCGTCGACGACTTGTAGTAGCGCGTGTGGAAGGATGTAAAGCGCTTCAGGTTCTGCTCCATGTTCTGCCTCGAGAGACCCCGGGCTAGCTGGGTGACGTTCTCGCGGTGTTCCATCTTCCCTGGGTAACGGACTGTGTTGGTTGTACGGATGACGGAGGGGTATGTTCCTGTGTTGCGCGCTTCGGTGACATCGATGAAGTTGACGCCATCCTGTAGAAATGATACCGATTAGTCTGGATCTGAGGTTTATCTGGGGTGCGGTGTAAATGGAGTCCATAGTACACACCaatttgagagcccatttcTCCTCTTCGGTCACCCATCTGGTTTGATACGGAGCCAGCTCGATGAGGAATTTCTCGGGTTCATGGTGGACGTGAACTGTGTGACCAGTCAATGGTTCCTGCTGGGGAAGCACAGCTCCCAACACGCCCGATGCCGTTGCGCTCAGCGCAAGAGCAGTGGTGATCTTCATTGCGGAGATAGATAGACTAGGTAGAATAACGAGGAACGATTAGAGGAATCAGGGGGAACAGAGAGGATAACAAGAATActaacaacaataataagaAAATATGATTATGACTAGGGATTATAAGAGAAAGAGACGAGACGTGATCGTTGCGTCAAGACTCCGGGGCTGAGACAGACTAAATAATGATAAACCAGAAGAGCAATAAAGGGAGGTTTAGCCGCCCGAGGTGGAGTGCCAAGTTGGACAGGGTCTTTTTGTCTGTTGCCTGTCAAAAGTAACAATAATATACGCTGCAGAGTGACATGTCTACACATTTATACTAGGAATAGTGTGATGTCTTACTCACAATAATACTTGGTGTTGGTTGAGACAGTTCACCCTAGTTCCCCCGATTGGGCCAGGCGTGGACTGGGCAATCCTCCATTGGGTCTGGGCGTGTCTGGAACTTGGGGTGGTCCCTTTAGGCCTTACAAGTGGATTATGGTTCTTGATACGAGTACACTACAGTGTAGAGAAGAAAGTAAAATAGTACAACTCTGTACGTGCAAAGTATTACAAAGTATTCCGTACTGTTTGGTTTTGTACTCCGGGGTAAACATGGTGACCTCATTGACATCAGCCCAATCAGGCATAAGGGCATCAGCATCAACCAGCATAACTGATGACTTCGCATTATCGTTATTCCGAGTTCTTCCGACCCAGGCACTCAGGGCTAGGGCTGCCGCTGACAATCCACCAATAATGCAACATTCTCATTCTCGTGCCCACTGCCCTGACTCAAAGGATCGACCCATCGGCCCTCCAATCCTGACGCTCCGGCGCGTCACGCTCGGTAGGCTATCTTGGTCTTATCTGTTTCTTCGCATCCCCGctcttcgtcctcttcctctactTCGTACTCCATCGACCATCTTGTCGCGTACAGAGAGTGTATACTGACCGATAACCGCTCTCCCACACGCCGAAACAAGCGCCACCCGAATCCCCGCTCCGACCGCATCTCCATTCGCAATGGCCATTCATCCGGAACTGCACCAACCGCACGACCCGCGGCCCCAGGGGTCCCTAACACCCCAGCAAACCCGCGCGATCTCTGTCTGGACGGAGCAAGCGACGGCATCACTGGAAGACCTCACACTCTCTGAATCAGTCACTGTTAATGACGAGAGCCGGTCCTTGCGTGGCGCTTCGCTCCCGTTGACCATCCCACTCGATGATATTCCGGTGAGTGATCACCGGTCCTCGCGCATGAGACTAGTCACGCGAACGAGCGCGCCCAAGGAACCCCAGGAGGCGAAGGTGCCTACTGTATCTTTCCGGAAGAGGGAGCCTCTTCGTCGGGACAGTCTGAGGCGGCGCGAGGCGTTGCAAAAGGGGAAGGATGGGAGCCGGAGGAGACAGCGTTGGGAGAACGGTATGTCTTGAGCGTTCAACGGGAAGTAAAGCGCAACGCCACGGCGTACATACGCTTATTACCGACCATGACGCGTCAAAATCTATTCCGCAAGCTTGTATCGAACGTCGCCTGTAAATGCTGACCATCATGCCAAAAGATCGTCTGCTCAACAATCCATGGGCCGAACCACCCTCTCCCAACGACTGGGTCGTCGGGCCTACCTACCCCCGTCACGAGGTACCATACTTTCTCGCTCCTCTCTGGGACCACCACTATGCGCATATCGATAAGAAGACCACAGTCACCAAAGAAGAGAAGCACCGTGTTCCAAAGGAACTGCGCCTGAGGTTGAAACACGCTCGTGCAGCACGTGGTATGCTCCAGGACTTGGAGGA
This Aspergillus chevalieri M1 DNA, chromosome 3, nearly complete sequence DNA region includes the following protein-coding sequences:
- the chsB gene encoding chitin synthase class II (CAZy:GT2_Chitin_synth;~COG:M;~EggNog:ENOG410PF8Q;~InterPro:IPR004835,IPR004834,IPR013616;~PFAM:PF01644,PF08407;~TransMembrane:7 (o681-700i720-739o759-778i790-813o833-856i961-981o993-1022i);~go_function: GO:0004100 - chitin synthase activity [Evidence IEA];~go_function: GO:0016758 - transferase activity, transferring hexosyl groups [Evidence IEA];~go_process: GO:0006031 - chitin biosynthetic process [Evidence IEA]) — translated: MNPHSSRMYPHARNYSEDEPPAYSAYGDSASLLENESPPRHGGPTMRLLPTSGTGVDEELDDEDLQDHTSSYQYESEYPSSEYQYQYPDEDGMSRRQYSRGYYQYDGYDDSPSRPPSSLHHIPSIPPPTASAVDAQDYSSRPGSPLRPWSPARSDWTRPPRPPSVSSSQYERADLNGSPRPGTPSTRYGGSPRRPLPPAPLFSAPTASGTGQDTSIDIGDGHDDDPFGGHGRMVDPFDQRASFMSESTIITDEKDAMTKIDLDDDEYDEDEESVDPNLHYGPAPLKQGRRGVRDTQMTKKEVQLINGELILECKIPTILHSFLPRRDDREFTHMRYTAVTCDPDDFTQKGYKLRQQIGNTMRETELFICVTMYNEDEIGFTRTMHGIMRNISHLCSRTKSRTWGKDGWKKIVVCIVADGRKKVHPRTLNALAALGVYQEGIAKNIVNQKQVTAHVYEYTTQVSLDPDLKFKGAEKGIMPCQILFCLKEHNLKKLNSHRWFFNAFGRALQPNICILLDVGTKPAPTALYHLWKAFDQDSNVAGAAGEIKAGKGKNMSGLLNPLVASQNFEYKMSNILDKPLESVFGYITVLPGALSAYRFFALQNDADGNGPLNQYFKGESLVGQDADVFTANMYLAEDRILCWELVAKREERWVLRFVKSAVGETDVPDTVPEFISQRRRWLNGAFFAAVYSIVNGKQIWKTDHTFARKILLQIESFYQILNLLFTYFGLANFYLAFYFIAGSLCDKKIDPFGHNVGKYIFIVLRYACILVMCLQFIISMGNRPQGAKKLYLSGIIVYSIIMIYTAFCTLYLVVLELISATGGDVDLPVSDGLMVNIVVSLLSTIGLYFFTSFLYLDPWHMFTSSAQYFALLPSYICTLQVYAFCNTHDVTWGTKGDNALNTDLGTARIVNGSVVELEMPSEQLDIDSGYDAALRNLRDRLEVPESPPSESQMQEDYYRAVRTYMVSIWMVANVILAMAVSEIYGVDSGGTNVYLAIILWSVAVLALIRAVGSTTYAILFVVQKIVEGKTKFDAGNIANANAAASVNASAVGSSTSTALRYGGGTNVKEKFMEAWWATKRGVGKMMFWRK
- a CDS encoding DUF1774 domain-containing protein (COG:S;~EggNog:ENOG410PIIJ;~InterPro:IPR013920;~PFAM:PF08611;~TransMembrane:8 (i21-41o71-89i101-119o125-144i151-174o186-204i211-228o234-253i)) encodes the protein MASYNPFARRESHSTSALSTYRILVPLSWVLVVIVGIYYTVNSPDIKHGHRIFKQGNKHTTPFSLNGTLTGIYWILILLSQLSYVYHLFSRQTALVTSAANIASHFILNNLALFIWILLWTRNHFWGSEIFLILNFINLHAAYWRHRRLPAFVHLPAIAGPYAWTLFGLFWNGAVAVNSNKLPARIVANVFIWVLFAVGSGHIVSTQDYGLGYCLSWLMLALAVKQLAIKVIALQWIFAFVIFAIFLIESVYLSSTKYYGRDSLFRRVAHPETDREREPLLN
- a CDS encoding inositol monophosphatase family protein (COG:F,P;~EggNog:ENOG410PVMK;~InterPro:IPR000760,IPR020583;~PFAM:PF00459;~go_process: GO:0046855 - inositol phosphate dephosphorylation [Evidence IEA]) — encoded protein: MDFSGPYAKELELACLTVQRATLLTKKLLEAVDKGTLGKSDDSPVTIADFAAQALIIGAIHNAFPGDEFVGEEDSTALRQDETLLERTWELASTSRLDDEASESLLYTPQSREEMLEIIDLGAKGQCTPRSRAWVLDPVDGTATFMKNQQYAVCLSLVENGQQKIGVLGGPNLNLENGRIQEEVTDQDGYGHQVLAVAGEGAWIRKMSTGSLLPATKLNPVAQIMDPSKIQFVDCSAATSSDFELHARVAKRLGAPWPPRADLWAAQLRYVAIAIGGCHVLIKVPRKTSYRSKIWDHSGGMLIAQELGVTVTDLSGNPVDCSLGRTLAGCYGMVVAPASIHGRIVEAIRDTMEESDDDE